The Altererythrobacter sp. Root672 genome includes a window with the following:
- a CDS encoding PD-(D/E)XK nuclease family protein — MLLARKRPERLVPEYSLTGDLLSFRRCARQYRYQNGSSLPPSRPVQLWYGEFIHGVLENAYRLWESGGGTLSFPLPYTRITVSDPIAEPPPGVSPHDVRNLGWPVEQALLHQNKRARSRAARTAAYRRVEAALNMLGPHLFPLIAQAEERVLGTRSVPQAEAEGFRAERYALHGVIDVLTEIELTGAPTDNLIRRAVQEVCPELEGEFEVIVDYKGSRRPRTDSAEWQDGAWQVQTYAWLRHQQRRSRKVAAGILIYINELAPGDADIGLMRTDIGHGRTDIAPTRDSDRRILENWRPGSRADLSDDFRFARAVRVIKVDEASIAEATSAFDDTVANIERRVKLEAEAVSILQTWDDNCNDRKTCAACDFRYFCDGYLRNGNPRGAEDLIEDEI, encoded by the coding sequence ATGCTGCTGGCCAGAAAGCGCCCCGAGCGCCTTGTCCCGGAATACTCGCTGACGGGCGACCTCCTGTCCTTCCGGCGCTGCGCACGACAGTACCGGTACCAGAACGGCAGCTCGTTGCCGCCCTCGCGGCCGGTTCAGCTCTGGTATGGCGAGTTCATCCACGGCGTGCTGGAGAACGCCTACCGGCTGTGGGAGAGCGGCGGCGGCACCCTTTCCTTCCCGCTCCCATATACTCGGATCACGGTGTCTGACCCGATCGCCGAGCCTCCGCCGGGGGTCTCGCCCCACGACGTCCGCAACCTCGGCTGGCCGGTGGAGCAGGCGCTTCTTCACCAGAACAAGCGCGCTCGCAGCCGGGCAGCCCGCACGGCGGCCTACCGCCGCGTCGAGGCCGCGCTCAACATGCTCGGCCCGCACCTCTTCCCGCTGATCGCCCAGGCCGAGGAGCGAGTTCTCGGCACGCGCTCGGTGCCACAGGCTGAGGCTGAGGGTTTCCGGGCGGAGCGCTATGCCCTTCACGGGGTGATCGACGTCCTCACCGAGATCGAGCTGACGGGCGCCCCAACCGACAACCTCATCCGACGCGCGGTGCAGGAGGTGTGCCCCGAACTCGAGGGCGAGTTCGAGGTCATCGTCGACTACAAGGGAAGCCGGCGCCCGCGGACGGACAGCGCGGAGTGGCAGGACGGTGCATGGCAGGTGCAGACTTACGCCTGGCTGCGACACCAGCAGCGCCGCAGCCGCAAGGTGGCCGCGGGGATCCTCATCTACATCAATGAGCTTGCCCCCGGCGACGCCGACATAGGTCTGATGCGGACCGATATCGGCCACGGCCGCACCGACATCGCGCCGACGCGCGACAGCGATCGCCGCATTCTCGAGAACTGGCGTCCCGGCAGCCGAGCCGACCTCAGCGACGACTTCCGATTCGCCCGGGCTGTACGTGTCATCAAGGTAGACGAGGCCAGCATCGCGGAGGCGACCAGCGCCTTCGACGACACTGTCGCGAACATCGAGCGGCGGGTGAAGCTCGAGGCGGAGGCGGTCAGTATCCTCCAGACCTGGGACGACAACTGCAACGACAGGAAGACCTGCGCGGCCTGCGACTTCCGATACTTTTGCGATGGCTACTTGCGCAACGGCAACCCTAGAGGGGCCGAAGATCTGATCGAGGACGAGATCTGA
- a CDS encoding 6-pyruvoyl trahydropterin synthase family protein, protein MWELSKTFWFESAHTLHRQVETEGSLRIHGHSYRAVVTVRGRPEPATGMLIDLSVFQAALSEACTGLDHRLLDEVVDLGPPTLENLCAWIWRTVQPALPDLHRVEVYRDSQGDRCSYEGNAE, encoded by the coding sequence ATGTGGGAACTGAGCAAGACCTTCTGGTTCGAGTCCGCCCACACACTCCACCGCCAGGTGGAAACGGAGGGAAGCCTGCGTATCCACGGGCACTCGTATCGCGCGGTGGTGACCGTGCGCGGCAGACCCGAGCCGGCGACGGGTATGCTCATCGACTTATCCGTTTTCCAGGCAGCGCTCAGCGAGGCGTGCACCGGCCTGGATCACCGACTGCTTGACGAGGTTGTCGATCTCGGCCCGCCGACCTTGGAAAACCTCTGCGCTTGGATCTGGCGAACGGTCCAACCGGCATTGCCTGATCTTCACAGGGTCGAGGTGTACCGCGATAGCCAGGGCGATCGCTGCAGTTATGAGGGAAACGCTGAATGA
- a CDS encoding HAD family hydrolase yields the protein MIRPVILADADNTLWDTDAVFADAQLGMLAAIDESFADRPRDDALAYVRRFDQALAQADHRHLRYPPSMLARSLALATKGFTPETAAAAIVEGRVSGDLADDEVESLIEAYIAALHAVPKLLPGVVEGLTSAADAGIAVWILTEGPAERQRNSARLLGIDALVQGVGEIQKNASQFARQRHRFLPSDLYVIGDQPDRDIAPAQAAGCFGVLVPSQFRPNWVADIAWIQADYVAENFAAGIQWIISNAVTPESRPAPSA from the coding sequence GTGATCCGCCCCGTGATACTTGCAGACGCGGACAACACGCTTTGGGATACCGATGCCGTGTTTGCGGATGCCCAGCTCGGAATGCTCGCGGCGATCGACGAGAGCTTCGCTGATAGGCCGAGGGACGACGCGCTCGCCTACGTCCGCCGATTTGATCAGGCGCTGGCACAGGCGGATCATCGCCATCTCCGCTATCCCCCTTCAATGTTGGCGCGTTCGCTTGCCCTCGCAACTAAGGGCTTCACCCCCGAAACCGCGGCAGCAGCGATAGTGGAGGGACGCGTCTCAGGCGATCTCGCGGACGACGAGGTCGAAAGTTTGATCGAAGCATACATCGCCGCGTTGCACGCTGTTCCAAAGCTCTTGCCAGGCGTCGTTGAAGGACTGACTTCCGCGGCGGATGCCGGGATAGCGGTCTGGATTTTGACCGAGGGTCCAGCCGAACGACAGCGCAACTCGGCGCGGCTGCTCGGCATTGACGCTCTCGTGCAGGGTGTCGGCGAGATTCAGAAGAACGCCTCGCAGTTCGCGCGCCAGCGCCACCGGTTCCTTCCGTCGGACCTCTACGTAATTGGTGATCAGCCGGACCGCGACATCGCGCCGGCACAGGCCGCAGGATGCTTTGGCGTACTCGTCCCGAGCCAGTTTCGGCCAAATTGGGTGGCGGATATTGCTTGGATCCAAGCTGACTATGTGGCCGAAAATTTTGCTGCCGGCATCCAATGGATAATCTCGAACGCAGTCACGCCCGAAAGTAGGCCCGCACCCTCCGCCTAG
- the dpdA gene encoding tRNA-guanine transglycosylase DpdA: protein MKFLYSDALDYVDPEYDFLEDRSVPGRRAHKDDEYPHEYLRSAPYDGLLISRGIVGGKQGGGKYSEAQALRLGREGARAFLRYPESQFPGSMVLGDNGAFTYRNEAVPPYTVEDTIDFYDDARFTHGCSLDHLIFDFDEAEGDPTAGARERYDMTLSLAEEFKAAASWLGPSFTPLGVVQGWSPGSMASAAADLVKMGYDYLAIGGMVPLQIDQIDRALIEIRSAIPYGIRLHVLGFGKVDDLDRLTAHNVTSFDTTSPLLRAFKDAKRNYYSIGPSGETAYNMAIRIPQAIESNRTKRGSRKGLLDEGALQRLEADALEEVRAYAAHRAQLEGTVEAVLAYSRYALREDGHDDFQNELRLSKLREPYLATLRERHWETCPCRVCQEIGVEVVIFRSSNRNKRRGMHNLHVFHQQLNATARTGRVAA from the coding sequence ATGAAGTTCCTTTACTCGGACGCACTCGACTACGTCGATCCAGAATACGACTTCTTGGAGGACCGGTCGGTTCCCGGGCGCCGAGCGCACAAAGACGACGAGTATCCGCACGAATATCTTCGCAGCGCACCCTACGACGGGCTCTTGATCTCGCGTGGGATCGTCGGCGGCAAGCAAGGGGGTGGCAAGTATTCCGAAGCGCAGGCCCTGCGTCTCGGCCGCGAGGGCGCGCGCGCCTTCCTGCGATATCCGGAGAGCCAGTTCCCTGGCTCGATGGTGCTCGGCGACAACGGTGCCTTCACCTACCGAAACGAGGCCGTGCCGCCTTACACGGTAGAGGACACAATCGACTTCTACGACGACGCGCGCTTCACCCACGGCTGCTCGCTCGACCACCTTATCTTCGACTTCGACGAAGCCGAGGGCGATCCGACTGCGGGCGCGCGCGAGCGCTACGATATGACGCTCTCACTGGCCGAGGAGTTCAAGGCCGCCGCAAGTTGGCTCGGACCGTCTTTCACGCCGCTGGGCGTCGTGCAGGGATGGTCCCCAGGCAGCATGGCAAGCGCGGCCGCGGATCTGGTAAAGATGGGCTACGACTATCTCGCGATTGGCGGCATGGTGCCACTCCAGATCGACCAGATCGACCGTGCTCTTATTGAGATACGGTCCGCCATTCCGTACGGCATACGACTCCATGTGCTCGGCTTCGGCAAGGTCGACGACCTCGACCGCCTCACAGCGCATAATGTGACCAGCTTCGACACAACCTCGCCACTGTTGCGGGCATTCAAGGACGCGAAGCGTAACTACTACTCCATCGGGCCGTCGGGCGAGACCGCCTATAACATGGCGATCCGCATCCCCCAGGCCATCGAAAGCAATCGCACGAAGCGAGGCTCCCGCAAGGGGCTGCTGGACGAGGGCGCCCTGCAACGCCTCGAAGCCGACGCGCTGGAGGAGGTGCGGGCCTACGCCGCTCATCGGGCGCAGCTTGAAGGCACTGTCGAGGCAGTGCTCGCGTATAGCCGTTACGCTCTTCGCGAGGACGGACATGACGACTTTCAGAACGAGCTCCGCCTGTCGAAGTTGCGCGAACCCTATCTCGCGACCCTGCGCGAGCGGCACTGGGAGACATGCCCGTGCCGCGTCTGCCAGGAGATCGGCGTGGAGGTCGTGATCTTTAGATCGTCGAACCGCAACAAGCGCCGCGGGATGCACAATCTCCACGTGTTCCATCAACAACTGAACGCCACAGCCCGGACCGGAAGAGTCGCCGCATGA
- the dbpB gene encoding DGQHR domain-containing protein DpdB, translated as MTVITFAPTLSPRQAGGPRVVCFTATAAQILDIARIERIGRREDGRLSGFQRPQIASHIREIRDYLATPEAMLPNSIVLAFSTDHANYADGTLRIDTSDGPQGWVVDGQQRLCAASGLDNNDFELTVSAFLCEDMLELNRQFILINNTRPLSKPLIYELLPGVTGLPPRLSDRAGAALLIEALNYDPTSSLHGLISQQTNPDGIIKDTLMQKFLMNSLRDGALRLLDGDDLLGEGKRIVSEFFAALRSTFASDWEGHTPKTSRLLHGAGLIAMGFAMDEIAGRYGETSRQGFERWLHHLRGHTHWTSGEWDFGSERRSWNSIQNTNADYRLLSHHVVRLLRRAGRIAPAAA; from the coding sequence ATGACCGTGATCACTTTTGCCCCCACCCTATCACCACGCCAAGCGGGCGGGCCCCGTGTCGTCTGCTTCACCGCGACCGCCGCCCAGATCCTCGACATCGCGCGGATTGAACGGATCGGCCGGCGGGAAGACGGGCGCCTCAGCGGCTTCCAGCGGCCTCAGATCGCGTCCCACATCCGCGAGATTCGCGACTATTTGGCGACCCCCGAGGCAATGCTGCCCAACTCGATCGTGCTCGCCTTCTCGACCGATCACGCGAACTACGCCGATGGCACGCTGCGGATTGACACGTCTGATGGGCCGCAAGGCTGGGTCGTCGATGGACAACAGCGCCTGTGCGCCGCCTCAGGCCTCGACAACAACGACTTCGAACTCACGGTTTCGGCCTTCCTGTGTGAGGACATGCTGGAGCTCAACCGGCAGTTCATCTTGATTAACAACACGCGCCCGCTGTCGAAGCCCCTGATTTATGAACTGTTGCCCGGCGTCACCGGGCTTCCTCCGCGCCTGTCGGATCGTGCCGGCGCCGCGCTTCTGATCGAGGCGCTTAACTACGACCCGACGTCCTCGCTGCATGGCCTTATCTCCCAGCAGACCAATCCCGACGGGATCATCAAAGACACCCTTATGCAGAAGTTCCTGATGAACTCGCTGCGCGATGGTGCGCTGCGCCTTCTCGACGGCGACGATCTTCTCGGGGAAGGTAAGCGCATTGTCAGTGAATTCTTCGCAGCGCTGCGCTCGACCTTCGCCTCAGACTGGGAGGGGCACACGCCCAAGACGTCACGCCTTCTCCATGGAGCGGGACTGATAGCGATGGGATTTGCGATGGATGAAATTGCAGGAAGATACGGTGAGACCAGCCGGCAGGGCTTCGAGCGCTGGCTGCATCACCTGCGCGGGCACACGCACTGGACCTCGGGCGAATGGGACTTCGGCTCCGAACGACGGTCCTGGAACAGCATCCAGAATACAAACGCCGACTATCGCCTCCTCTCACACCACGTCGTCCGGCTGCTTCGGCGCGCCGGCCGGATCGCTCCGGCGGCGGCATGA
- the dbpB gene encoding DGQHR domain-containing protein DpdB, which produces MSAAMHVHALSTRQGDHEVYAFFIDGDRILEIADIARVGREDGEIAGFQRPEIKTHVRQIAEYLDHGGVLFPNALILALAPGVHFAGKRGTKNRKADAGAEVGVLSIPVRPGRKAGWIVDGQQRALALAQSSAAGVIVPVVAFVTGDISVHREQFILVNKAKPLNRRLIDELLPTVGTMLPRDLAARRVPSTLCSVLNDTPGSPFQDLIVRPSNAGDGAVVTDSHVTNLIRRSMADPRGALAAHVLPDGRADLDGMYRTMVDFWWAVRDTFPEAWGLAPDRSRLMHGAGLAAMGVLMDQIMSRAYAGDGRLHAGAILARIAPHCRWTEGRWRSIDRDWNDLQCTPRDVRALSNLLIALERDTARLEAA; this is translated from the coding sequence ATGAGCGCAGCAATGCACGTCCATGCGCTCAGTACGCGCCAGGGCGACCATGAGGTCTACGCCTTCTTCATTGACGGAGATCGGATCCTTGAAATCGCGGACATCGCCCGCGTCGGCCGCGAAGACGGCGAGATTGCTGGCTTCCAGCGCCCCGAAATAAAGACACACGTCCGTCAAATCGCGGAATACCTCGACCACGGTGGTGTGCTCTTCCCCAACGCCCTCATCCTCGCGCTTGCGCCGGGCGTTCACTTCGCCGGCAAGCGCGGCACCAAGAACCGGAAGGCGGACGCGGGGGCCGAGGTGGGCGTGCTGTCAATCCCGGTCCGGCCGGGCCGCAAGGCGGGGTGGATCGTAGACGGACAGCAGCGAGCACTCGCGCTGGCGCAGTCCAGCGCCGCCGGAGTGATTGTGCCGGTCGTCGCGTTCGTGACGGGCGATATCTCGGTCCACCGCGAGCAATTCATCCTCGTCAACAAGGCGAAGCCGCTCAACCGCCGGCTCATCGATGAACTCCTGCCTACAGTCGGCACAATGCTGCCCCGCGACCTCGCCGCCCGTCGCGTTCCGAGCACGCTCTGCAGCGTGCTCAACGACACCCCGGGCTCACCCTTCCAGGACCTCATTGTCCGGCCTTCCAACGCGGGTGACGGCGCAGTCGTCACCGACTCACACGTAACCAACCTGATCCGGCGCAGCATGGCCGATCCCCGAGGCGCGCTCGCCGCACACGTTCTGCCCGACGGACGCGCGGACCTCGACGGCATGTACCGGACAATGGTCGACTTTTGGTGGGCGGTACGGGACACATTCCCAGAAGCTTGGGGCTTAGCACCCGATCGCTCGCGGCTAATGCACGGCGCAGGCCTTGCGGCCATGGGCGTGCTCATGGACCAGATCATGAGCCGCGCATACGCGGGTGACGGCCGACTTCACGCTGGCGCGATCTTGGCGAGAATCGCCCCTCATTGCCGCTGGACCGAAGGTAGGTGGCGATCGATCGACCGCGACTGGAACGACCTCCAATGCACGCCTCGCGACGTGCGCGCGCTCTCCAACCTCCTGATCGCGCTCGAACGCGATACCGCAAGGCTCGAGGCGGCATGA
- the queC gene encoding 7-cyano-7-deazaguanine synthase QueC has protein sequence MSHANSSALVVFSGGQDSATCLAWALDRFERVETIGFRYGQRHAIEMEVREPIRRRLATVSPAWSARLGIDRVVDLEVLGQVSVSALTRDMPIDSRDDGLPSTFVPGRNLVFLTFAAITAFQRGLKHVVTGVCETDYSGYPDCRDETIKALQTALNLGMASRLVLDTPLMWIDKRDTWQLAQDLGGDVLVDIIRAESHSCYLGDREHDHDWGSGCGSCPACELRAAGWQAYSDGSLA, from the coding sequence ATGAGCCACGCCAACTCCTCGGCGCTGGTCGTGTTCTCGGGCGGCCAGGATTCCGCGACGTGCCTCGCGTGGGCGCTCGACCGGTTCGAGCGCGTGGAGACGATCGGCTTCCGCTACGGCCAGCGTCACGCCATCGAGATGGAAGTACGCGAGCCGATCCGTCGGCGGCTCGCCACCGTGTCTCCCGCCTGGAGCGCCCGTCTCGGCATTGACCGAGTAGTCGATCTCGAGGTGCTCGGGCAGGTAAGCGTGAGCGCGCTCACGCGCGACATGCCGATCGATAGCCGCGACGACGGACTCCCCAGCACGTTTGTGCCCGGCCGCAACCTCGTGTTTCTGACTTTCGCCGCGATCACGGCATTCCAGCGCGGGTTGAAGCATGTCGTAACCGGTGTGTGCGAGACCGACTATTCGGGTTATCCGGACTGCCGGGACGAAACGATCAAAGCGCTCCAGACCGCGCTCAACCTCGGCATGGCGTCGCGGCTCGTGCTCGACACGCCACTCATGTGGATCGACAAGCGCGATACCTGGCAGCTGGCCCAGGACCTCGGAGGTGACGTACTGGTCGACATCATCCGCGCCGAGAGCCACAGCTGCTACCTCGGGGACCGGGAACACGATCATGACTGGGGGTCTGGATGCGGATCATGTCCCGCCTGCGAACTGCGGGCAGCTGGCTGGCAGGCCTATTCGGATGGATCGCTGGCATGA
- a CDS encoding UvrD-helicase domain-containing protein → MTTSIAPTVDTFSNVVVAALSRTGPNVRQREAVAAARDKPLFVVAGPGTGKTTTLVLRALALTFVDRIVPEDILITTFTKKAGREIRSRLIEWGTDVREHLLGLATTAGDSEYADFLSVIDVNRYMAGTLDSICEEAVRDMRHPSEAPPVVLDESAARALLARRGEIGNELSTVGDELRAYLGKYAFNGDPVRTVSDATTVVRTIVDRLIQDRVDLPAFVGPHQDQASREAILRIKQRYEQHLATTNQLDFALLEQAFLGKLEAGILPRSMMELKAVLVDEYQDTNPLQEAIYFELVRRTNAILTVVGDDDQSLYRFRGATIELFRDFETRCVAALGCETPTLVCLEENYRSSEQIVSFFNDYIQNDVDFSGARVVLPPPHVRQVVATTGPAEIGVLGMFRSNAGALATDLADFLDRLFRQGGRIPRANEDTLAEPILPATDGGDVGDAVFLSHSVNERTRSFMGNEGRDRLPRLLRAELESRGIGVFNPRGRALRDIEIVQRFLGLALESLDPAPIGGGGPIQERLTITNDAKRFLNQWRVAAQELLSLNPADGRGNRLMDRVLRWQNFAAGGPDQENEWPLLDIIYSFLPWFAPFQDDPEAQVYLEAITRTVANASTFSGYKAAIQREDPHRERSIQFAYRDFFSPIAEDLIAVDEEIMPSVPRDRLNIMTIHQAKGLEFPLVIVDVSSDFKQNSPAQRFKRFPEDPSSVALMEDDLAAVTPVGPARMMRDGMQRTFEDLIRLYYVAYSRPQTLLLLVGCQQGLQYRTKIPNVAKFWRRDLSWPWISDPTMHRPPVDADQLPFIRI, encoded by the coding sequence TTGACGACATCCATCGCGCCGACGGTCGACACGTTCTCGAACGTGGTGGTCGCGGCACTCTCGAGAACCGGCCCGAATGTGCGCCAGCGCGAGGCGGTCGCGGCGGCGCGCGATAAGCCGCTGTTCGTGGTGGCCGGTCCCGGAACAGGCAAGACGACCACGCTCGTCCTGCGGGCGCTTGCGCTAACCTTTGTCGACAGGATCGTGCCAGAGGACATCCTCATCACGACCTTCACGAAGAAGGCCGGACGGGAGATCAGGTCACGACTTATCGAATGGGGAACCGACGTACGGGAGCACTTGCTTGGACTGGCCACAACGGCGGGCGACTCCGAATACGCCGACTTCCTGTCGGTCATCGACGTCAATCGCTACATGGCGGGCACGCTCGACAGCATCTGCGAGGAAGCTGTCCGCGACATGCGGCACCCCAGCGAGGCTCCACCGGTAGTTCTCGACGAATCAGCCGCCCGTGCGCTGCTTGCGCGGCGTGGCGAGATCGGCAACGAGCTGAGCACAGTCGGCGACGAACTCCGGGCGTATCTCGGCAAATACGCCTTTAACGGCGATCCAGTGAGAACGGTCAGCGACGCGACCACGGTGGTGCGCACGATCGTAGATCGGCTCATCCAGGACCGCGTCGACCTCCCCGCTTTCGTGGGGCCGCACCAGGACCAGGCCTCGCGAGAGGCCATCCTGCGCATAAAGCAGCGCTACGAGCAGCATCTCGCAACGACCAACCAGCTGGACTTCGCGCTGCTCGAACAGGCCTTTCTGGGAAAGCTTGAGGCAGGGATTCTGCCGCGCAGTATGATGGAGCTGAAGGCCGTCCTCGTCGACGAGTATCAGGACACTAACCCGCTGCAGGAGGCAATCTACTTCGAACTCGTCCGCCGGACGAACGCGATCCTGACCGTCGTCGGGGACGACGACCAGTCGCTCTACCGCTTTCGCGGCGCCACCATCGAGCTGTTCCGCGACTTCGAGACCCGATGCGTGGCGGCGCTGGGCTGCGAGACGCCGACCCTGGTCTGCCTGGAGGAGAACTACCGTTCCTCCGAGCAGATCGTGTCCTTCTTCAACGACTACATTCAGAACGACGTGGACTTCTCCGGTGCGCGCGTGGTCCTGCCGCCGCCCCATGTTCGACAGGTCGTCGCTACGACCGGTCCGGCGGAGATCGGGGTGCTGGGCATGTTCCGCAGCAACGCCGGGGCCCTTGCCACCGACCTCGCCGACTTTCTCGACCGGCTCTTCCGGCAGGGCGGCCGCATCCCGCGCGCGAACGAGGACACCCTCGCGGAGCCCATCCTTCCCGCGACGGACGGAGGGGACGTCGGCGACGCCGTGTTCCTCTCGCACTCCGTGAACGAACGGACCCGGAGCTTCATGGGCAATGAAGGGCGCGACCGGTTGCCACGGCTGTTGAGGGCCGAGCTCGAGAGCCGCGGGATCGGCGTGTTCAACCCCAGGGGGCGCGCCCTGCGCGACATCGAGATCGTCCAGCGGTTCCTTGGGCTCGCGCTCGAGAGCCTCGATCCAGCTCCGATTGGCGGCGGGGGGCCAATCCAGGAACGCCTAACGATTACCAACGACGCGAAGCGCTTCCTCAACCAGTGGCGCGTCGCGGCGCAGGAATTGCTCTCCCTGAACCCGGCCGACGGCCGCGGCAACCGTCTCATGGACCGCGTGCTGCGCTGGCAGAACTTCGCAGCGGGCGGGCCCGACCAGGAGAACGAGTGGCCACTGCTGGACATCATCTACAGCTTCCTGCCGTGGTTCGCCCCCTTCCAGGACGACCCTGAGGCCCAGGTCTACCTTGAGGCAATCACGCGCACCGTCGCCAACGCCTCGACGTTCTCGGGATACAAGGCTGCGATTCAACGCGAGGATCCGCACCGCGAGCGCTCGATCCAGTTCGCCTACCGCGACTTCTTCAGCCCGATCGCCGAGGACCTCATTGCGGTGGACGAAGAAATCATGCCGAGCGTCCCGCGCGACCGGCTGAACATCATGACGATCCACCAGGCGAAAGGGCTGGAGTTTCCGTTAGTGATCGTCGACGTGTCTTCCGACTTCAAACAGAACAGTCCCGCCCAGCGCTTCAAGCGCTTCCCCGAGGACCCTTCCTCGGTCGCGCTCATGGAAGACGACCTCGCCGCCGTCACACCCGTCGGCCCCGCCCGGATGATGCGCGACGGCATGCAGCGCACTTTCGAGGACCTCATTCGCCTTTATTACGTCGCCTACAGCCGGCCGCAGACCCTCCTGCTCCTGGTAGGCTGCCAGCAAGGTCTGCAATACCGGACCAAGATTCCGAACGTCGCCAAGTTCTGGCGGCGAGACCTCTCATGGCCGTGGATCAGCGACCCAACGATGCACAGGCCCCCAGTCGACGCCGACCAACTGCCATTCATCAGGATATGA